In Solimonas sp. K1W22B-7, the DNA window GCTCAACGACATCACCTTCGCCGGCCTGGTGAAGCGCGAGACGCTGCGCCGCGACGCCTGGGAGGACGGCAGCGTCGCCTGGGTGCTGACGCTCAGCTCCGTCACCGGCGACTTCGGCGACCAGAAGCTGGCCCTGATCAATACCGAGACGCTGGTGCTGCGGCGTACCGACCTGGGCTGGAAGATCGTCCACATCCACCGCTCCGCGCACCCGCGTGGCGACGACGAGGAACTGCCGGTGCCGGCCCGGCCGAAAGCGGCTCCGCCCCCCGCCCCCGAGCCGGTGGCCGCACCGGTCGCGCCATCGCCTGCGCCTCCTCCCGCGCCGGTGCCGCCCGAGGCTGTCGCCGCGCCGCAGCCTCCGCCCGCCCCCGAAGCCACGCCGCCGCCACCGGCCAGCACCGAGAGTCCCTGATGCTGCAATTCCTGCCTGCGCCCCTGCTCGGCGCCCTCGTCATGGTGCTGCTGATCGTCAACACCGTGTTCTGGGTGATCCCGGTCTACGCACTCGTCCTGGTCAAGCTGGTGACCCCTGCCGGCACCGCCCGCGACGCCGTCTCGCGTGCCGCCGCGGCGCTGGCGCAGAACTGGGCGGGCGTGAACAGCTGGATGGTCGGCGCGCTGATGAAGACCGAGTGGGACATCCGCATCGACCCGCAGGCGCGACTGGATCCGCGTGGCCAGTACCTGGCCTGCGCCAACCACCAGAGCTGGAACGACATCGTCGTGTTGATGAAGA includes these proteins:
- a CDS encoding nuclear transport factor 2 family protein codes for the protein MRLRHCWSLLLALVALPAAAAGPAAGKAALVPTEVVDAFQAALAHGDRKGVVEHLAPDLVIYEQGFVERGRDAYAEGTMLNDITFAGLVKRETLRRDAWEDGSVAWVLTLSSVTGDFGDQKLALINTETLVLRRTDLGWKIVHIHRSAHPRGDDEELPVPARPKAAPPPAPEPVAAPVAPSPAPPPAPVPPEAVAAPQPPPAPEATPPPPASTESP